The Astatotilapia calliptera chromosome 14, fAstCal1.2, whole genome shotgun sequence genome includes a region encoding these proteins:
- the pgm2l1 gene encoding glucose 1,6-bisphosphate synthase — protein MEDDNGLDGDLNANVRCQRTGDPKLDKAVQHWLAWDRNQWTRAQVESLVGAGRVDDLRRRLCSRMSFGTAGLRAPMGAGFSRINDLTVIQSTQGLYSYLCRYFADFSSRGVVVGFDTRGQEESGCSSHRLAKLTAAVLLSRDVPVHLFSSFIPTPYVPYAVKKLGAAAGVMITASHNPKEDNGYKVYWCNGAQITSPHDKEILRCIEEQLEPWSASCWDVGLVDRCSLRTDPLTQINSCYMDELASLCFHRDLNSSSPLKFVHSSFHGVGHAFVQQAFRVFGFPPPIAVPEQKDPDPNFSSVRCPNPEEGESVLELSLLLAEQENARVVLATDPDADRLAVAEKSDGCGWKVFTGNELAALLGWWMFFTWKENHSEPADARSIYMLATTVSSKILQAFARIEGFHFEETLPGFKWVGNRIHELSQTGSRVIFSFEESIGFLCGDTVLDKDGVSSAAVVAEMAAYLHNKHLSLSQQLHNIYQTYGYHVSKTSYVVCNDPPTIQRIFSRIRNFDGSGSYPKTCGGVQIVHVRDVTTGYDSSQPDLRSVLPVSRSSHMITFTLQNGIVATLRTSGTEPKIKYYTEFCAVPGQSEVSTLEEELRKVTAALVDEFLEPEKNNLIRRLV, from the exons AACCAGTGGACCCGGGCTCAGGTGGAGTCTCTGGTGGGGGCGGGACGTGTCGATGACCTGAGGCGGAGACTCTGCAGCAGGATGAGTTTCGGCACTGCCGGTCTTAGAGCGCCGATGGGAGCGGGATTCAGCCGGATCAATGACCTCACCGTCATCCAGTCCACGcag GGCCTCTACTCCTACCTGTGCAGGTATTTTGCAGACTTCAGCAGCAGAGGCGTCGTGGTGGGCTTCGACACCAGAGGACAGGAGGAGAGCGGCTGCAGCAGCCACag gctGGCGAAGCTGACggctgctgtgctgctgagcAGAGACGTCCCCGTGCatctcttctcctccttcatCCCCACGCCGTACGTG CCTTACGCTGTGAAGAAGCTGGGGGCTGCAGCTGGAGTGATGATCACAGCGTCACACAATCCCAAAGAAGACAACGGATACAAG GTGTACTGGTGTAACGGCGCCCAGATCACCTCGCCTCACGACAAAGAGATCCTGCGATGTATAGAGGAGCAGCTGGAGCCCTGGAGCGCCTCCTGCTGGGACGTAGGGCTGGTGGATCGCTGCTCCCTGAGGACCGACCCCCTGACCCAGATCAACAGCTGCTACATGGATGAGCTCGCCTCCCTCTGCTTCCACAG GGACCTGAACAGCAGCTCCCCGCTGAAGTTCGTCCACTCCTCCTTCCACGGCGTCGGCCACGCCTTCGTGCAGCAGGCCTTCCGGGTGTTCGGCTTCCCTCCACCGATCGCCGTCCCGGAGCAGAAAGACCCCGACCCCAACTTCTCCTCGGTGCGCTGTCCCAACCCCGAGGAGGGAGAGTCCGTGCTG GAACTTTCTCTCCTTCTGGCAGAGCAGGAAAACGCCCGCGTCGTCCTGGCGACAGATCCTGATGCTGACCGGCTGGCTGTAGCAGAGAAGTCTGACGG GTGTGGCTGGAAGGTGTTCACAGGTAACGAGCTGGCAGCCCTGCTGGGCTGGTGGATGTTCTTCACGTGGAAGGAGAACCACTCTGAACCAGCAGACGCTCGGAGCATTTACATGTTGGCGACCACGGTGTCCTCGAAGATCCTGCAGGCCTTCGCTCGCATCGAGGGGTTCCACTTTGAG GAAACTCTGCCAGGCTTTAAATGGGTCGGGAATAGAATCCACGAGCTGTCccaaacaggaagcagagtCATCTTCTCCTTCGAGGAGTCCATCG GGTTCCTCTGTGGGGACACAGTCCTGGATAAGGACGGCGTGAGCTCGGCGGCGGTCGTGGCTGAAATGGCCGCTTACCTTCACAACAAGCACCTAAGTCTGAGCCAACAGCTGCACAACATCTACCAGAC GTACGGGTATCACGTGTCTAAAACCTCCTACGTCGTCTGTAACGACCCTCCCACCATCCAGAGGATCTTCAGCCGCATCAGAAACTTTGACGGCAGCGGCTCGTACCCGAAGACGTGCGGCGGCGTCCAGATCGTTCATGTCAGAGACGTTACCACGGGATACGACAGCAGTCAGCCAGACCTCAGATCT GTTCTTCCTGTGTCCAGgagcagtcacatgatcaccTTCACGCTGCAGAACGGCATCGTGGCCACGCTGAGGACAAGCGGCACCGAACCGAAGATCAAGTACTACACAGAGTTCTGCGCGGTGCCGGGGCAGAG CGAGGTGTCCACCCTGGAGGAGGAGCTCAG